From Gimesia panareensis, the proteins below share one genomic window:
- a CDS encoding thiamine-phosphate kinase — translation MAAAFNEFELIDWIQSRCPVPPHDLLSIGDDTAVVPPQPGRELLLATDMLMEGTHFTFPPATPELAGRKALAVNLSDIAAMAGEPHSALVSLALPRSRGADFAKAVMQGLIDLAKEYRTEVIGGDTNSWEGPLVINVALLGTAPQTKSIMRSSAHAGDWIFVTGELGGSLASHHLTFTPRVREAAILKETVSLHAMIDISDGLASDLQHILTESGMGAVIRSQQIPISQRVSSELSAAERLQKAVSDGEDFELLFTVSPEEGQRLLEQNPLAIPLTHLGEITSEEGAFLEKEDGSLIPLERTGWQHQL, via the coding sequence ATGGCTGCTGCCTTCAACGAATTTGAACTGATCGACTGGATTCAGTCACGCTGTCCAGTTCCCCCTCACGACCTGCTGAGCATCGGTGACGATACCGCAGTCGTACCGCCCCAGCCGGGCAGGGAACTGCTGCTGGCAACCGACATGCTGATGGAAGGGACACATTTCACGTTCCCTCCCGCCACTCCCGAGCTCGCGGGTCGCAAAGCACTGGCGGTCAACCTGAGCGATATTGCCGCGATGGCGGGAGAGCCCCATTCGGCTCTGGTCAGCCTGGCGCTGCCTCGCTCGCGGGGTGCGGATTTCGCCAAAGCGGTCATGCAGGGCCTGATCGATCTGGCCAAAGAATATCGAACCGAAGTCATCGGCGGCGACACCAACAGCTGGGAAGGCCCGCTGGTCATCAATGTCGCCCTGCTGGGTACGGCACCACAGACAAAATCAATAATGCGTTCGAGTGCTCACGCCGGCGACTGGATCTTCGTCACCGGAGAGCTGGGAGGCAGCCTGGCCTCACATCACCTGACATTTACTCCCCGAGTCAGGGAAGCCGCGATCCTGAAAGAAACGGTCTCCCTGCACGCGATGATCGATATCAGCGACGGGCTGGCTTCCGATCTGCAACACATCTTGACCGAATCTGGTATGGGTGCAGTGATCAGATCGCAACAAATCCCCATCAGCCAGCGCGTCTCCTCAGAACTGTCAGCTGCGGAACGGCTCCAGAAAGCGGTCTCCGACGGAGAGGATTTCGAACTGCTGTTTACCGTCTCCCCGGAAGAGGGACAGCGGTTGCTGGAACAGAATCCGCTCGCCATTCCGCTCACACATCTGGGAGAAATTACGTCAGAGGAGGGGGCGTTCCTCGAGAAAGAAGACGGCTCCCTCATTCCACTGGAACGGACGGGCTGGCAGCATCAGCTCTGA
- the rpoN gene encoding RNA polymerase factor sigma-54: MHLNISQQMKLGQQMKLAPRMIQSMEILQLPLQALEERIDQELAENVCLERVSDTEGTTDTETELMRNQADEDANSYQLDEKEMVAGSETNNESDFERLLEMAEQWPEDNVTSATKPSSNRISEDIERNNDAVANISERQQTINEYLLEQFHYFSCSPEIKEFGEYLIQNLDHNGRLQSSLAEVVQVYGKPISQEEAETALHLIQKCDPPGVGARDLKECLLLQLKPDAPYRDVLVTLITSHLEDLGQNRLPVIQRKTGYSIETIKNAMSYLRYLDPFPGRGFESEPVLKVTPDVFVKRDENGKYVVELENEYTPPLRISRRYAQLLRNKTDDQTKDYIKKKIDAAKWLIEAIEQRHSTLKRVAQAIVDFQTDFLDNGPEYIVPLKMQQIADVVGVHVTTVSRAVDDKWIQTPRGLYPLKRFFGGGTKTSDGEDVAWGIIRLKMKEIIDGEDKSKPLSDDALVDALAKEGYNLARRTVTKYRKAMNIPSSRQRREY, encoded by the coding sequence ATGCATCTGAATATTTCACAACAAATGAAACTGGGCCAGCAGATGAAGCTGGCTCCCCGGATGATCCAGTCGATGGAGATTCTGCAGCTCCCTTTACAGGCGCTGGAAGAACGAATCGACCAGGAGCTTGCGGAGAATGTCTGCCTGGAACGGGTCAGCGATACAGAGGGGACGACAGACACCGAAACCGAGCTGATGCGGAATCAGGCCGACGAGGACGCCAACAGTTACCAGCTCGATGAAAAAGAGATGGTCGCCGGCAGTGAGACGAACAACGAGTCTGATTTTGAGCGGCTGCTGGAGATGGCCGAACAGTGGCCGGAAGACAATGTGACCTCCGCGACCAAGCCTTCCTCCAACCGGATCAGCGAAGACATCGAGCGCAATAATGATGCGGTGGCCAATATTTCGGAACGGCAGCAGACCATCAATGAGTATCTGCTGGAACAGTTCCACTACTTTTCCTGTTCTCCAGAGATCAAGGAGTTCGGTGAATACCTGATTCAGAACCTGGATCACAACGGTCGCCTGCAAAGTTCACTGGCTGAAGTCGTGCAGGTCTACGGGAAACCGATTTCGCAGGAAGAAGCCGAAACGGCCCTGCATCTGATCCAGAAATGCGATCCTCCGGGCGTCGGTGCCCGGGATCTGAAAGAATGCCTGCTGCTGCAACTCAAGCCGGACGCCCCTTATCGCGATGTACTGGTCACCCTGATTACCTCACATCTGGAAGACCTGGGGCAGAATCGCCTGCCGGTCATTCAGCGTAAAACCGGCTATTCAATCGAAACCATCAAAAATGCGATGTCCTATCTGCGGTATCTGGATCCGTTTCCGGGTCGCGGGTTTGAATCGGAACCGGTGCTGAAAGTCACCCCGGATGTGTTTGTCAAGCGGGATGAGAACGGCAAATATGTGGTCGAGCTCGAAAACGAGTATACACCGCCTCTGCGCATCAGCCGACGGTATGCCCAGTTGCTCCGCAATAAGACTGACGATCAGACCAAAGATTACATCAAGAAAAAGATCGACGCGGCGAAGTGGCTGATTGAAGCCATCGAACAGCGGCACAGTACCTTGAAACGGGTGGCGCAGGCGATTGTCGATTTTCAGACCGACTTTCTCGATAACGGTCCGGAATACATTGTGCCCCTCAAAATGCAGCAGATTGCAGATGTGGTGGGCGTGCACGTGACAACCGTTTCGCGGGCTGTCGACGACAAGTGGATCCAGACGCCCCGGGGCCTGTATCCGCTCAAACGGTTCTTTGGCGGCGGGACCAAAACTTCGGATGGCGAAGACGTGGCCTGGGGCATTATCCGTCTTAAGATGAAAGAGATCATCGACGGGGAAGATAAGAGTAAACCTCTTTCTGATGATGCCCTGGTCGATGCTCTGGCGAAGGAAGGTTACAACCTCGCCCGGCGGACCGTGACCAAGTATCGTAAAGCAATGAATATTCCTTCATCCCGACAGCGGCGTGAGTATTAA
- the recR gene encoding recombination mediator RecR has protein sequence MSLRGRESQSHPYGSSVGNLIDQFATLPGIGRKSAERLAHYVLSIPEAEARQLADAIIEVKQAIHPCSICFNLTEQDVCSICADPRRDKKLVCVVEQPRDVVSLEATSSFQGVYHVLQGRISPLDGIGPDDLTINALVRRVKQDGVTEIIMATNPTLEGDGTALYISNLLEHENVEITRLARGIASGSVLEFANKEMLADALQGRQRF, from the coding sequence ATGTCGCTTCGTGGAAGAGAGAGCCAGTCTCATCCTTATGGTTCGAGCGTAGGAAATCTGATTGATCAGTTTGCCACGCTGCCTGGAATCGGTCGCAAATCAGCGGAACGACTGGCGCATTACGTTTTGTCGATTCCGGAAGCAGAGGCTCGACAGCTGGCGGACGCCATCATCGAGGTGAAACAGGCGATCCACCCCTGCTCGATCTGTTTTAATCTGACCGAACAGGACGTCTGCAGCATTTGTGCGGATCCCCGGCGTGACAAGAAACTGGTCTGTGTGGTCGAACAGCCCCGGGATGTCGTGTCCCTGGAAGCGACCAGTTCATTCCAGGGCGTGTATCACGTATTGCAGGGGCGGATTTCTCCACTGGACGGGATTGGCCCCGATGACCTGACGATCAATGCCCTGGTCCGGCGGGTCAAACAGGATGGCGTGACCGAAATCATTATGGCGACCAACCCGACACTCGAGGGAGACGGGACTGCACTTTATATTTCCAATCTGCTCGAACACGAAAATGTAGAGATTACCAGACTGGCTCGGGGGATCGCCTCCGGGAGCGTGCTGGAATTTGCGAATAAAGAGATGTTGGCGGACGCCCTGCAGGGACGACAAAGGTTTTAG
- a CDS encoding YbaB/EbfC family nucleoid-associated protein produces the protein MFKGLGNLAGMMKQFSEMQGRMQEMQEKLGQLRFEGAAGGGMVTVEANGQQKILGVKIDQTLLESGDKEMLEDLVTAATNAALEKAREGAAEEMAQITGGLNIPGLDEALSKFNPNT, from the coding sequence ATGTTCAAAGGACTGGGAAATCTCGCCGGCATGATGAAGCAGTTTTCGGAAATGCAGGGACGGATGCAGGAGATGCAGGAAAAACTGGGCCAACTGCGATTTGAAGGTGCTGCCGGTGGTGGCATGGTCACGGTCGAAGCGAACGGCCAGCAGAAAATTCTGGGAGTGAAGATCGACCAGACACTGCTGGAGAGCGGTGATAAAGAAATGCTCGAAGATCTGGTCACGGCAGCGACCAATGCAGCACTGGAAAAAGCCCGGGAAGGCGCTGCAGAAGAAATGGCGCAAATCACAGGAGGTTTGAATATTCCCGGCCTCGATGAAGCATTGTCTAAATTCAATCCCAATACGTAG
- the dnaX gene encoding DNA polymerase III subunit gamma/tau — protein sequence MSKQSLQYTVLARRFRPQNFSEVVGQEMVAKALQNAIRGDRVAHAYLFTGARGVGKTSMARILAKALNCPNTQDGIPCGECEICQNISTGSDVDVLEIDGASNRGIDDIRSLRANVNVRSMRSKYKIYIIDEVHMLTKEAFNALLKTLEEPPPNVKFIFCTTEPNKLPDTILSRCQRFDFGYIEETSICARLKQIAEAEGVSVSDEAIQLVARRAGGSMRDSQSIFDQLLSFGEAELTAEGVHRILGTASDERLIGLLDALMQRQRDVALSLFDAALTSGVQLNELVDQLLNYLRDLSVVASGANEVTLLAISENNRASLQRQAENWGIHTCLAAFQILNEARNKMFRASHGRALVELALIRISLLEDLDQLCAFMKSGGAVPAMAAPSRPAVSAAPVAPPTPSRPPETASRSVPEPAVDQKKIEKKNENQSIVASNSIESPTPEQKIIPFRAGMESLLLSQLIENTGDLLKDSLKGVASIAISGPKQLDLQFSKSYNFAKQYCERPEMLARLEAALEKLTGIRGKIRLIVQESVSAEEDADENNNRSPQAQKKRVEKRDLAPDSDEFLQEALTVFNAQSVRVDVLKVKTEEKKEDS from the coding sequence ATGTCCAAACAATCGCTACAGTACACGGTGCTGGCCCGTCGTTTTCGTCCGCAGAACTTCTCGGAAGTGGTGGGGCAGGAAATGGTGGCCAAGGCACTGCAGAATGCCATTCGGGGGGACCGGGTGGCACACGCTTACCTGTTTACCGGTGCCCGGGGTGTGGGAAAAACGTCGATGGCCCGGATTCTGGCCAAGGCGTTGAACTGCCCCAACACGCAGGACGGGATTCCCTGCGGCGAATGCGAAATCTGCCAGAATATTTCGACGGGCAGCGATGTCGATGTGCTGGAGATCGATGGTGCATCCAATCGCGGGATCGATGATATCCGCTCCCTGCGGGCGAATGTGAATGTGCGTTCGATGCGATCGAAATACAAGATCTATATCATCGACGAAGTCCACATGCTGACCAAGGAGGCCTTCAATGCCCTGCTGAAAACGCTGGAAGAACCGCCTCCGAACGTCAAATTCATCTTCTGTACGACCGAGCCCAACAAGCTGCCCGATACGATTCTCTCCCGCTGTCAGCGGTTTGACTTTGGTTATATTGAAGAAACGAGTATCTGTGCTCGGCTGAAACAGATCGCGGAAGCGGAAGGAGTTTCTGTTTCTGATGAGGCGATTCAGCTGGTGGCCCGTCGCGCCGGCGGTTCGATGCGGGACAGCCAGTCTATTTTCGACCAGTTGCTTTCTTTCGGTGAAGCGGAACTGACTGCCGAGGGCGTGCACCGGATTCTGGGAACCGCCAGTGATGAGCGGCTGATCGGACTGCTGGATGCGTTAATGCAGCGGCAGCGGGATGTGGCCCTGTCTTTGTTTGACGCGGCACTGACGTCTGGCGTGCAGTTAAATGAACTGGTCGATCAGTTGCTGAATTATCTGCGGGATCTGTCTGTCGTCGCCAGCGGGGCGAATGAAGTCACCCTGCTGGCGATCTCGGAAAACAATCGGGCCAGTCTGCAGCGACAGGCTGAAAACTGGGGCATTCACACTTGCCTGGCGGCATTTCAGATCCTGAATGAGGCGCGGAATAAGATGTTTCGGGCCAGCCACGGTCGTGCCCTGGTGGAGCTGGCACTGATTCGGATTTCTCTGCTGGAAGATCTCGACCAGTTGTGTGCCTTCATGAAATCAGGTGGTGCTGTCCCCGCTATGGCAGCGCCCTCCCGCCCTGCCGTCTCAGCAGCTCCCGTGGCCCCTCCAACACCATCCCGGCCGCCGGAAACAGCTTCTCGATCGGTTCCAGAACCAGCTGTCGATCAAAAAAAAATTGAAAAAAAAAATGAAAATCAATCGATTGTAGCGTCAAATTCAATTGAGAGCCCCACTCCTGAACAGAAGATCATTCCTTTTCGGGCAGGGATGGAAAGTTTGTTGTTGTCGCAACTAATTGAAAATACAGGGGATCTGTTGAAAGATTCCCTTAAGGGAGTGGCGTCAATAGCAATTTCTGGGCCGAAACAGCTGGATTTACAATTCTCTAAGAGCTATAATTTTGCCAAACAGTACTGCGAACGGCCGGAAATGCTGGCCCGTCTCGAAGCGGCACTGGAGAAACTGACGGGAATACGAGGCAAAATTCGCCTGATCGTCCAGGAATCCGTGAGTGCAGAAGAGGACGCAGATGAAAATAACAATCGATCCCCACAGGCACAGAAGAAACGGGTGGAGAAGCGTGATTTAGCGCCTGATTCAGACGAGTTCCTGCAGGAAGCCTTGACGGTTTTCAATGCCCAGAGCGTGCGAGTGGATGTTTTAAAAGTCAAAACGGAAGAGAAAAAAGAGGATTCATAG
- a CDS encoding amidase — MNLFQTPPRTIAETQQAIKAGTLSCRELLEECFGNIEAKEEMICAWAHLDRKSAFQQADELDEELKRGVWRGPLHGIPVGIKDIIDVKGMPTCAALESRDETPVKQDAMAVANLRLEGAIFPGKTVTTQLACFDPPPTRNPWNQEHTPGGSSSGSAAAVASGMCLAAVGTQTGGSIIRPAAFCGVAGLKSTFGMVDRHGVILLSDHLDHVGPLAQTVVDLVIMLDCMTDQATYLPLLIEPVTEPPRIGWLSGFFSARAEPEMQQALTMVSDELNAADAPIRECPLPAEFDSILEEHLALMEYEMFQGLSTDYEQNRDYYGPAISKVLEEGRWVTPERYQASLDYQTQINQIMRRCFARAEILISPATCGTAPDLSTTGNPSMNAPWSLIGFPTITIPVAVSETGLPLGIQITGHPDKFDDFLKAAQWCENILRPGYLEQIS; from the coding sequence ATGAATCTGTTTCAAACACCGCCACGTACGATTGCAGAAACACAACAGGCCATCAAAGCAGGCACGCTCTCCTGTCGCGAACTGCTGGAAGAGTGCTTTGGGAATATCGAAGCCAAAGAAGAGATGATCTGTGCCTGGGCTCATCTCGATCGAAAGTCTGCCTTTCAACAGGCCGATGAGCTGGACGAAGAACTCAAACGGGGCGTCTGGCGGGGGCCCCTGCATGGCATCCCCGTAGGAATCAAAGATATCATCGACGTCAAAGGGATGCCGACCTGTGCCGCCCTGGAATCACGTGACGAGACCCCCGTGAAACAGGACGCGATGGCCGTTGCCAACCTGCGTCTCGAAGGAGCGATCTTTCCCGGCAAAACGGTGACAACTCAGCTCGCCTGTTTTGATCCGCCTCCCACGCGCAATCCCTGGAATCAGGAACACACGCCGGGAGGCTCCTCCAGCGGTTCTGCCGCAGCAGTCGCCTCTGGTATGTGTCTGGCGGCGGTGGGTACTCAGACCGGAGGATCCATCATTCGTCCCGCTGCGTTTTGTGGCGTTGCCGGATTAAAATCAACATTCGGCATGGTCGATCGGCACGGTGTGATCCTGCTCTCCGACCATCTGGATCATGTCGGCCCCCTGGCGCAAACGGTTGTGGATCTGGTGATCATGCTGGACTGCATGACCGACCAGGCAACTTATCTGCCATTGTTAATCGAACCGGTGACTGAACCGCCGCGCATCGGCTGGCTGTCCGGGTTCTTCTCAGCCCGTGCCGAACCTGAAATGCAACAGGCGCTCACGATGGTCTCTGATGAATTGAACGCCGCGGATGCCCCCATTCGGGAATGTCCGCTCCCGGCTGAATTCGACTCGATCCTGGAAGAACACCTCGCCCTGATGGAGTATGAAATGTTTCAGGGACTGAGTACGGATTACGAGCAGAACCGGGACTACTATGGCCCCGCGATCAGCAAGGTCCTCGAAGAGGGCAGGTGGGTGACGCCGGAACGCTATCAGGCCAGTCTGGATTATCAGACCCAGATCAACCAGATCATGCGGCGGTGCTTTGCCCGTGCCGAAATCCTGATTTCCCCGGCGACCTGCGGAACAGCCCCGGATCTCTCCACTACCGGCAATCCAAGCATGAATGCCCCCTGGAGCCTGATCGGCTTTCCCACGATCACGATTCCTGTCGCCGTCAGCGAGACCGGCCTCCCGCTGGGGATCCAGATCACAGGTCACCCTGATAAATTCGACGATTTTCTCAAAGCCGCCCAGTGGTGTGAAAATATCTTACGCCCGGGTTACTTGGAACAGATCTCGTAG
- a CDS encoding sulfatase, translated as MIVRVSCCLLMCFLACSSSLWAAEERLNVLFIAVDDLRPELGCYGQPVKSPHIDQLAREGMLFERAYVQVALCMPSRASMLTGRRPDTTKVYQFDTDFRDAIPDVVTLPQYFKQQGYHALALGKIFHKDDKTSWSEPLFRSKRGENDYHTEFGKQVMAWIKEDHRKVTYVWDLGDGITKTKRPGGLPWEAPDIPDDAVRDGQLAEAAIDRLRKYQDKPFFLAVGFHKPHLPFVAPKKYFDLYDPGSIAPASNPFPPQNVPKYATYNWNDLRHYYGISDVGPVSPQQARELKHAYYACVSFVDAQVGKVLAELKRLGLDQKTIVVLWGDHGWQLGEHGMWDKHSNFETSTRIPLIVKVPGFKPGRTQALVESVDLFPTLCELTGLPREDGLEGLSFVPLLKNPDRPWKQAAFSQYRRVIPGYGKISKGMGYSMRTDRYRFTEWLVPGTDFREYELYDHERDPEENVNLAVEPQYRPLLQQLKQQLHAGWRGALPAESK; from the coding sequence ATGATCGTTCGTGTAAGTTGCTGCCTCTTGATGTGCTTTCTGGCGTGTTCCTCTTCTCTCTGGGCGGCTGAAGAACGGTTGAATGTGCTGTTCATCGCTGTCGACGATCTGCGGCCGGAACTGGGTTGCTATGGCCAACCGGTCAAGTCGCCGCACATCGATCAATTGGCCCGGGAAGGGATGCTCTTCGAACGGGCTTATGTCCAGGTAGCGCTCTGCATGCCTTCGCGGGCTTCGATGTTGACCGGTCGGCGGCCCGACACCACGAAAGTCTATCAGTTTGATACCGACTTTCGCGACGCGATCCCGGACGTGGTGACCCTGCCCCAGTATTTCAAGCAGCAGGGATATCATGCGCTGGCGCTGGGGAAAATATTCCATAAGGACGACAAAACCTCCTGGAGTGAGCCGCTGTTTAGATCAAAACGGGGAGAGAACGATTACCATACGGAGTTCGGTAAACAGGTCATGGCGTGGATCAAGGAAGATCACCGCAAAGTGACGTATGTGTGGGATCTGGGCGATGGGATAACCAAGACCAAACGACCGGGAGGCCTGCCCTGGGAAGCCCCGGATATTCCTGACGATGCCGTTCGCGACGGACAACTGGCCGAGGCCGCCATTGATCGGCTCAGGAAATATCAAGATAAGCCCTTCTTTCTGGCTGTCGGCTTTCATAAGCCGCATCTGCCGTTCGTTGCACCCAAGAAATACTTTGACCTCTACGATCCCGGTTCGATCGCCCCGGCCAGCAATCCTTTTCCTCCTCAAAATGTGCCGAAGTACGCCACCTACAACTGGAACGACCTGCGGCATTACTATGGCATTTCCGATGTTGGGCCCGTTTCTCCGCAGCAGGCACGCGAGCTAAAGCATGCTTATTATGCGTGTGTCAGTTTTGTTGATGCGCAGGTCGGGAAGGTGCTCGCTGAACTTAAGCGCCTCGGCCTGGATCAGAAGACGATCGTGGTGCTGTGGGGCGACCACGGCTGGCAACTGGGAGAACATGGCATGTGGGACAAGCATTCCAACTTTGAGACGTCCACCCGTATTCCGCTGATTGTCAAAGTGCCCGGTTTCAAACCGGGGCGTACGCAGGCCCTGGTGGAGTCGGTGGATCTCTTTCCGACGCTTTGTGAATTAACGGGCCTGCCCCGGGAGGATGGGTTGGAGGGGCTCAGCTTTGTGCCCCTGCTGAAGAATCCGGATCGCCCCTGGAAACAGGCGGCGTTCAGCCAGTATCGACGTGTGATTCCAGGTTACGGCAAGATCAGCAAAGGGATGGGCTACTCGATGCGGACCGATCGATACCGGTTTACCGAGTGGCTGGTTCCCGGGACCGATTTTCGCGAGTATGAACTGTACGACCATGAGCGGGATCCTGAAGAGAACGTGAATCTCGCTGTGGAGCCTCAATATCGGCCCCTGCTGCAGCAGCTGAAACAACAGCTGCACGCCGGCTGGCGGGGGGCGCTGCCTGCGGAATCGAAATGA
- a CDS encoding acyl-CoA desaturase codes for MASVILEQPPENQSTVTTQPKKSKKREEREQLIAKFHKENLRWGNVDWVILFWMAGIHLGAVAAFFFISWQAVVTCLVLHWATASIGICLGYHRYLSHKSMKLKAPAEFLVLLCGVLSGEGSPLTWAATHRLHHQKSDKQGDPHSPFEGTFWSHLLWLFVYRSKEVNQKFFEHYVPDMKDRKMLLFFEKTYGLWLIGSGFALFGVGYAMGGMYMAWSMLLWGLCARMAFVYNSTWFVNSATHLWGYRNYETTDQSKNLWWVAIVAYGEGWHNNHHAHPSVAPAGHRKWEFDITWWSIKALRAIGQAYDVNDRIPQKNAEPEIDPEPGKNGIVVTK; via the coding sequence ATGGCGAGTGTCATCTTAGAGCAACCACCTGAGAATCAATCCACGGTTACAACTCAGCCGAAGAAATCCAAAAAACGCGAAGAGCGTGAGCAGCTCATTGCTAAATTCCACAAAGAAAACCTCAGATGGGGTAATGTGGACTGGGTCATTCTGTTTTGGATGGCCGGCATCCATCTGGGCGCTGTCGCTGCCTTCTTCTTCATCTCCTGGCAGGCCGTGGTCACTTGCCTGGTCTTACATTGGGCAACTGCCAGTATCGGGATCTGCCTGGGTTATCACCGCTATCTGTCACACAAATCCATGAAGCTGAAAGCTCCCGCGGAATTCCTCGTGTTGCTCTGCGGCGTGCTCTCGGGCGAAGGCTCTCCCCTGACCTGGGCGGCGACCCATCGTCTGCATCACCAGAAATCAGACAAGCAGGGAGACCCACACTCCCCGTTTGAAGGAACTTTCTGGTCTCACCTGCTCTGGTTGTTCGTGTATCGCAGCAAGGAAGTCAATCAGAAATTCTTCGAGCATTATGTGCCCGATATGAAAGACCGGAAGATGCTGCTCTTCTTTGAAAAGACCTATGGGCTCTGGCTGATCGGTTCTGGTTTTGCTCTGTTCGGCGTGGGTTACGCGATGGGCGGCATGTATATGGCCTGGTCAATGCTGCTCTGGGGCCTGTGTGCCCGGATGGCTTTCGTTTACAACTCAACCTGGTTTGTGAACTCCGCGACACACCTGTGGGGATACCGCAACTATGAAACGACCGATCAGTCCAAGAACCTGTGGTGGGTCGCAATCGTCGCTTACGGCGAAGGCTGGCACAACAATCACCACGCTCATCCTTCCGTAGCACCCGCTGGTCACCGTAAATGGGAATTCGACATTACCTGGTGGTCCATCAAAGCACTGCGGGCCATTGGACAGGCATACGATGTGAACGACCGCATTCCTCAGAAGAATGCCGAACCGGAAATCGATCCGGAACCCGGCAAGAACGGCATCGTGGTTACCAAATAA
- a CDS encoding response regulator transcription factor, with protein sequence MKLLVVEDEKALAQGLKFNFEQEGYTVLTAEDGPTAIRYFAECYESDEESIDLVVLDLMLPGMSGYEIAKEIRRIDEVVPILVLSARELSEDKAYAFDCGTDQYMTKPFALPELLSRVKNLLRRKSLVQRAPVTTRDVPTQYHFGNVTVDFEAFEIEVDGERKSLTNLELRLLKYFIEHEGMVLTRAQILEDVWGEQSAFVTTRTIDNFVLRLRKLVEINPAEPVYIVSVRGAGYRFLPEEMSE encoded by the coding sequence ATGAAGTTACTTGTAGTCGAAGACGAGAAAGCACTCGCCCAGGGTCTGAAGTTCAATTTCGAACAGGAAGGTTATACCGTGCTGACCGCCGAAGACGGGCCGACGGCGATCCGGTATTTCGCGGAGTGTTATGAATCGGATGAAGAGAGCATCGATCTGGTGGTGCTGGATCTGATGCTGCCCGGCATGAGCGGATACGAAATTGCTAAAGAGATCCGACGGATTGATGAAGTCGTGCCGATCCTGGTGCTCAGTGCCCGTGAGCTCAGCGAAGACAAAGCCTACGCCTTCGATTGCGGGACCGATCAGTACATGACAAAGCCGTTTGCCCTGCCCGAACTTTTGAGCCGCGTCAAGAATCTGCTGAGGCGGAAAAGTCTGGTACAGAGAGCTCCGGTGACTACCCGGGATGTACCTACTCAGTATCATTTCGGTAATGTGACAGTGGACTTCGAAGCTTTTGAAATCGAAGTCGACGGCGAGCGGAAAAGCCTGACCAATCTGGAACTGCGACTGCTCAAATATTTCATCGAGCACGAAGGCATGGTACTGACGCGGGCCCAGATTCTGGAAGACGTCTGGGGCGAGCAATCGGCATTTGTAACCACCCGCACCATCGACAATTTTGTGCTGCGCTTGCGGAAGCTGGTCGAAATCAATCCCGCTGAGCCGGTATACATTGTTTCCGTACGGGGGGCCGGCTATCGCTTTCTGCCGGAAGAAATGTCAGAGTAA
- a CDS encoding sensor histidine kinase has product MIGRRNFGKLIGKETVKPSTGQQQIEDRGQKSLPSSGAGSRSGSSGSETLMRRVRRGRLRLPITLSVVLMVLNIALMVFWIILAAQIYWWTALAIGTVVFVLMLVGLSLYLVLTIKEVRLNQRQSDFIDSVTHELKTPIASLRLYLETLQIRSLSDEQRGEFYGTMKSELERLDHLISQLLEVKRLDALGMQSDPEDILLEPLIRHCAKLECNRRQLETDQVCEFDFEPATVHTRRILLEMIFRNVIDNAIKYGGTEPKVQIQVRVSSGGRVITRVMDNGEGVDPEIRKDIFKIFYRGESELERRKTGTGLGLYIVRTLVHLLGGKVTVHDRLDQPGSVFAIDLPGKAEE; this is encoded by the coding sequence ATGATCGGTCGTCGCAATTTTGGAAAACTCATCGGGAAGGAAACAGTGAAGCCATCCACCGGGCAGCAGCAGATTGAGGATCGTGGCCAGAAGTCACTCCCCTCCAGCGGCGCAGGCTCCCGTTCCGGGAGCAGCGGAAGCGAGACGCTGATGCGCAGGGTGCGTCGGGGCCGTTTGCGGCTGCCGATCACTTTGAGCGTGGTGCTGATGGTCCTGAATATTGCCCTGATGGTCTTCTGGATCATTCTGGCAGCGCAGATCTACTGGTGGACAGCGCTGGCGATCGGCACCGTGGTGTTTGTGTTGATGCTGGTGGGCCTGTCTCTGTATCTCGTCTTGACGATTAAAGAAGTCCGCCTGAATCAGCGGCAATCCGACTTCATTGACAGTGTGACGCACGAACTGAAAACGCCGATCGCTTCGCTCCGACTGTACCTGGAGACGCTGCAGATCCGCTCGCTTTCTGATGAGCAGCGGGGCGAATTTTATGGCACGATGAAATCGGAACTGGAGCGGTTGGACCATCTGATCTCGCAGTTACTGGAGGTCAAACGCCTGGATGCGCTGGGGATGCAGTCTGATCCGGAGGACATTCTGCTGGAACCCCTGATCAGGCATTGTGCGAAGCTGGAATGCAATCGCCGCCAGCTGGAGACCGATCAGGTTTGCGAATTTGACTTTGAGCCGGCTACGGTGCACACGCGAAGGATTCTACTGGAAATGATCTTTCGCAATGTGATTGACAATGCCATTAAATACGGAGGTACGGAACCGAAGGTACAGATTCAGGTTCGCGTGAGTAGCGGCGGCCGTGTGATTACCCGCGTGATGGATAATGGCGAAGGCGTTGATCCCGAGATTCGCAAGGATATTTTCAAGATATTTTACCGGGGAGAAAGCGAGCTGGAGCGACGCAAAACCGGCACCGGACTGGGGCTGTATATCGTTCGGACCCTGGTGCATCTGCTGGGGGGCAAGGTCACCGTGCATGATCGACTGGACCAGCCCGGGAGTGTGTTTGCCATCGATTTGCCAGGGAAAGCAGAAGAATGA